In the genome of Solidesulfovibrio sp., one region contains:
- a CDS encoding replication initiation protein, translating to MSETDRCFEQIRNNNLFEKSFVEKINNIKITDYADWVISCEGLSHHFSLIPLYRTEKERSKCKLPIESDWERYCHIRQQFDRSKFVTSNPGIACGKASNVVVLKVLDRSLFEDFLVKNSFDFLEETFVAECGDGTVQYYFEYPNDGADYKTIRIGRDVDDAFGNTNEKMIFEIVGCDGYVLAPGALDPVAWKYGKILSNLIPAKTPAWILKILRSKKGKIIIKSSPSEITKDNIEKSEKDSVENHTEVLCAEEFNIVSEHSSPQERFKKHFDILVGWGIGKDISSWTNPTDAFARSNYLAFPKSKRQYICLDLDWEGSATVWMDEGLPEPTITFVSRVNGHSTLAYELETPVYWPCELNNYKVRYAPVNYFKAIQKGYTVFVNGDTGYTNATIKNPFSMNWRVTWSDKIYSLSYLADYITLINANRENNKFRTKQYAGRNDELFYTLSIWAYRNVKKYTSDDLFYDDLINMAISINAEIIPINWSDRGPLGMAEVCGVARGVCKYAWMHRFNPNLKHLFKNYGILGFSPIPEDIIGDDREQIARSRQSQGAYYTHSIVKNNTMKKIFDAINILKVKNKKITFCSISNESNIGYNNVRKYNNYIREILSK from the coding sequence ATGAGTGAAACTGACAGATGTTTTGAGCAAATAAGGAATAATAATTTATTTGAAAAGTCTTTTGTAGAAAAAATAAACAATATTAAAATTACTGACTATGCTGATTGGGTCATTTCCTGCGAAGGATTATCCCACCATTTTTCTTTAATACCTCTCTATAGAACAGAGAAAGAACGTAGCAAATGTAAATTGCCAATTGAAAGTGATTGGGAACGGTATTGTCACATACGCCAACAATTTGATAGAAGCAAATTTGTGACAAGTAACCCGGGTATTGCCTGCGGGAAAGCAAGCAATGTTGTCGTTTTAAAAGTTTTAGATAGATCTTTGTTTGAAGACTTTCTTGTTAAAAACTCGTTTGATTTTCTTGAAGAAACATTTGTCGCAGAGTGTGGCGATGGAACTGTTCAATATTATTTTGAGTATCCTAATGATGGTGCTGATTATAAAACGATACGCATAGGAAGAGATGTTGATGACGCATTTGGAAATACAAATGAAAAAATGATATTTGAAATAGTAGGTTGCGATGGATATGTTTTAGCTCCTGGTGCTCTTGATCCCGTCGCCTGGAAATATGGTAAAATTCTTTCAAATTTAATCCCTGCGAAAACTCCTGCTTGGATACTAAAGATTCTTCGAAGTAAAAAAGGCAAAATAATAATTAAGTCTAGTCCTTCAGAAATCACGAAAGATAATATTGAAAAATCAGAGAAAGACTCTGTCGAGAATCACACGGAAGTTCTTTGCGCGGAAGAATTTAATATAGTATCTGAACATTCTTCGCCACAAGAAAGATTTAAGAAACATTTTGATATTCTTGTCGGCTGGGGCATTGGGAAAGACATTTCAAGTTGGACAAATCCGACTGATGCATTTGCAAGGTCTAATTATCTCGCATTTCCAAAATCTAAGCGCCAGTATATTTGCCTTGATCTCGATTGGGAAGGATCCGCAACAGTATGGATGGACGAAGGCCTTCCCGAACCAACGATCACCTTTGTATCAAGGGTAAATGGGCATTCCACATTAGCCTATGAACTAGAGACCCCAGTGTATTGGCCATGTGAACTCAATAATTACAAAGTCAGATATGCACCAGTCAACTATTTTAAAGCGATTCAGAAAGGCTACACGGTTTTCGTAAATGGAGATACTGGATATACAAATGCGACTATTAAGAATCCATTTTCGATGAACTGGCGCGTCACTTGGTCAGACAAAATATATAGTCTTTCATATTTAGCTGATTATATTACATTAATTAATGCTAATCGCGAAAACAATAAATTTCGAACTAAACAATATGCCGGCCGGAACGACGAATTATTTTACACTTTAAGCATCTGGGCCTATAGAAATGTTAAGAAATACACTAGCGATGATTTATTCTATGATGATCTAATAAATATGGCGATTTCCATAAACGCTGAAATAATACCCATTAATTGGTCTGATCGTGGGCCGCTCGGGATGGCTGAGGTCTGCGGGGTTGCGCGCGGAGTATGTAAATATGCCTGGATGCATCGATTCAACCCGAATTTAAAACATTTATTCAAAAACTATGGTATATTAGGATTTTCACCTATACCGGAAGATATCATTGGGGATGACCGAGAACAGATTGCTAGGTCACGACAATCTCAGGGAGCTTATTATACCCACAGCATTGTTAAGAATAATACGATGAAGAAAATATTTGATGCAATCAATATATTGAAAGTTAAGAATAAAAAGATTACTTTTTGCTCTATATCGAATGAAAGCAATATTGGATACAACAACGTAAGGAAATATAATAATTATATACGTGAAATATTATCAAAATAA
- a CDS encoding site-specific integrase, which yields MVYYHEHGKRRDKSFGRGEEARLKAEVFDHATKQAKTNGASIPDPTMVSLAVPTAPMPMLSPATLAVSMPITPSVTMAIQDAESTSKLTFGELSKMYLDHLRVSGRTQNHIKNLDNLLKHMFFDILGKNTLVKNMTYLKDIVPFIKLMQGVSPQTKKPRSQACVNRYCDYVDAIFNFGIEMELISKNPMKGRKKAKERPRDVQVGVDDLKRIMDHAEAHIRWAMEVCFNLGTRPGPSELFALRWEHVDFDAGTVRIYATKTKTYRTVPVTAAFLERLKGMREKSKSGYIVEYAGKPLTTIRKSFNNAWRKPGSGWMCGCTICGIFLRRPCWPMVQTWRRCRS from the coding sequence ATGGTCTACTATCACGAGCATGGTAAACGTAGGGATAAGTCCTTTGGCCGAGGAGAAGAGGCGCGTCTAAAAGCTGAGGTTTTTGACCACGCTACCAAGCAAGCTAAGACCAATGGCGCTTCGATTCCTGATCCGACTATGGTCAGTCTTGCAGTACCGACCGCACCAATGCCTATGTTGAGCCCGGCAACACTGGCTGTATCTATGCCGATTACGCCATCGGTTACGATGGCAATTCAAGATGCCGAGTCGACGAGCAAACTCACATTCGGAGAGCTGTCGAAGATGTACTTAGACCACTTGAGAGTATCAGGACGGACCCAAAACCACATCAAAAATCTTGATAATCTGCTCAAGCATATGTTCTTCGACATCCTTGGCAAGAACACATTGGTCAAGAACATGACCTATTTGAAGGACATAGTGCCATTTATCAAACTTATGCAAGGGGTTAGTCCACAAACGAAAAAACCACGTTCCCAGGCCTGCGTAAATCGGTACTGCGACTACGTGGATGCGATTTTCAATTTCGGTATCGAGATGGAGCTCATTTCCAAGAATCCCATGAAAGGGAGGAAAAAGGCGAAGGAACGGCCCCGGGACGTCCAGGTTGGGGTTGACGACCTCAAGCGAATTATGGACCATGCTGAAGCGCATATCCGGTGGGCGATGGAAGTCTGCTTCAACTTGGGAACGCGGCCTGGCCCATCGGAACTCTTCGCCCTGCGCTGGGAACACGTTGACTTCGACGCTGGCACGGTGCGTATTTATGCGACCAAGACGAAGACCTATCGGACTGTCCCGGTGACGGCAGCTTTTCTTGAACGCCTGAAGGGAATGCGGGAAAAGAGCAAATCGGGGTATATCGTCGAGTATGCTGGAAAGCCCCTGACGACGATTCGGAAAAGCTTCAACAACGCTTGGCGAAAGCCGGGATCAGGGTGGATGTGCGGATGTACGATCTGCGGCATCTTTTTGCGACGACCATGTTGGCCAATGGTGCAGACTTGGCGGCGGTGTCGAAGTTGA
- a CDS encoding tyrosine-type recombinase/integrase encodes MKVEPIIDLKSVKSIKKILSDTPRDKLLFVMGINSGLRVQDLLALKIGDVKDVKIGERIALREKKTGKENVIILNKETKAALDAYLTTVKDDDDHFLFKSRKGRNYPLTTYAVTKYVKKWTQAINLKGNYGAHSLRKTWTYHQRKTFGVPWEVLAKRLNHSSPSITRRYLGIQEEEVEEILMNTI; translated from the coding sequence ATGAAGGTAGAACCAATAATAGACCTGAAAAGTGTGAAGAGCATCAAGAAAATCCTTTCTGATACTCCACGCGACAAATTGCTTTTTGTCATGGGGATAAATTCAGGACTTCGCGTCCAAGACTTACTTGCCTTGAAAATTGGCGATGTCAAAGATGTTAAAATCGGTGAACGCATTGCTTTGCGTGAAAAGAAAACTGGCAAGGAGAATGTCATCATTTTGAACAAGGAGACTAAGGCTGCTCTCGATGCCTATTTGACGACTGTAAAGGATGATGATGACCATTTCCTCTTCAAGAGTAGGAAAGGTCGAAATTATCCTCTTACAACATACGCGGTGACGAAATATGTTAAGAAGTGGACTCAAGCTATAAATCTGAAAGGAAACTATGGTGCTCATTCACTTCGAAAAACATGGACCTATCACCAGCGTAAGACGTTTGGTGTTCCCTGGGAAGTCCTGGCGAAGCGTTTAAACCATTCTAGCCCTTCGATTACCCGAAGGTATCTTGGAATACAAGAGGAAGAAGTTGAAGAAATATTGATGAACACAATCTAG
- a CDS encoding tyrosine-type recombinase/integrase, translating into MYDLRHLFATTMLANGADLAAVSKLMGHATVKMTADVYYHYLEGEKEKAVSKLPTLI; encoded by the coding sequence ATGTACGATCTGCGGCATCTTTTTGCGACGACCATGTTGGCCAATGGTGCAGACTTGGCGGCGGTGTCGAAGTTGATGGGACATGCAACAGTAAAGATGACAGCCGACGTATATTATCATTACCTTGAAGGCGAGAAAGAAAAAGCTGTGAGTAAATTGCCGACACTTATCTGA
- a CDS encoding AAA family ATPase, producing MKLRNIFLKGFKSIDGQFGQTVPLGDVTVLLGANGSGKSNLISFFKMLNFMTKGSLKTYVDRYGVGRLLFYGPKKTESISFELYFESDEACDKYEVKLSHGLPDRLFISGEKITFHKKCENKPQEYFLDSGDAESGLKNDRRKTSKVLYSLLSGIRTYQFHDTSDTAKIKDRGYVDDAKYLRSDAGNLAAFLKMLKEHDRYEKYYQRIVRHIQRVMPQFGDFELEPIPGNKDYVRLNWKDSSDDDYLFDPGQISDGSLRFMALATLLLQPPELLPKFIVLDEPELGLHPAAIVELSGIVRAAAQKTQVLLATQSTRLIDEFSPENLVVVEWDDEKRCSLFKKLEFEQLKDWLDRYSLSELWEKNVLGGQP from the coding sequence ATGAAGCTGCGAAATATCTTTTTAAAAGGGTTTAAGTCAATTGATGGACAGTTTGGTCAAACGGTCCCACTTGGTGATGTAACGGTTCTTTTGGGAGCCAATGGTTCCGGCAAGAGTAATCTCATTTCGTTCTTTAAAATGCTTAATTTTATGACAAAGGGGTCATTAAAAACATACGTTGACAGGTATGGTGTTGGCCGCTTGCTATTTTATGGTCCCAAAAAAACAGAATCAATTTCATTTGAACTTTACTTTGAATCAGATGAAGCTTGCGACAAATACGAAGTAAAATTGTCCCATGGCCTGCCTGACAGACTATTTATTAGTGGCGAGAAGATTACATTTCACAAGAAATGTGAAAATAAACCTCAAGAATATTTTTTGGATAGTGGGGATGCTGAATCTGGACTGAAAAATGATAGAAGAAAAACTAGCAAGGTCTTATATTCACTTTTATCTGGAATTCGCACCTATCAGTTTCATGACACATCGGATACTGCAAAAATCAAGGATAGGGGCTATGTTGACGACGCCAAATATCTGCGGAGCGATGCTGGAAATTTAGCTGCCTTCCTAAAAATGCTCAAGGAACATGACCGATATGAGAAATATTATCAGCGCATTGTCCGGCACATCCAACGAGTCATGCCCCAATTTGGAGATTTCGAGCTGGAACCGATTCCCGGCAACAAAGATTATGTTCGCCTGAACTGGAAAGACTCTTCAGACGATGATTATCTATTTGATCCCGGTCAAATATCGGATGGTTCTTTACGTTTTATGGCTTTGGCTACATTGCTTCTCCAGCCACCGGAACTTTTACCGAAGTTTATCGTTTTGGACGAGCCAGAATTGGGACTACACCCAGCTGCTATTGTTGAACTAAGCGGAATTGTTCGAGCTGCCGCACAAAAAACTCAAGTATTGCTGGCCACACAGTCCACTCGATTGATAGATGAATTTTCGCCTGAAAATTTAGTGGTCGTAGAGTGGGATGATGAAAAGCGCTGCTCACTATTTAAAAAACTAGAATTTGAACAATTGAAAGATTGGCTTGATCGCTACAGTCTCTCCGAGTTGTGGGAGAAAAATGTACTCGGAGGCCAGCCGTGA